In a single window of the Drosophila subpulchrella strain 33 F10 #4 breed RU33 chromosome X, RU_Dsub_v1.1 Primary Assembly, whole genome shotgun sequence genome:
- the LOC119557502 gene encoding L-asparaginase — translation MAANGTAIPTLKTNGHERLTSLDKSMPPASPTLPSPTIRRNKSDGKLMAQDVKEARVKVIYTGGTIGMVRNERNVLAPIPNALVRSIRKYPNIHDEDYALRRFGASASMAPLVLPFVQGVDRRIIYQITEYTPLLDSSNMTMNDWARIASDIQQSYEFFDGFVVLHGTDTLSYTASALSFMLENLGKTVIITGSQIPIFETRTDGKDNFTSALIIAGNYVIPEVCIFFGHKLMRGNRTVKVSSNALDAFDSPNVPPLARIGIDVNVDYRLIFRPCSIERFSVHLNLDENVGLLRIFPSISHSTFRAFLAPPIRGVVLQSFGSGNIPSNRKDLIDELRAAAERGVIIINCTQCPNGTVAEIYDTGKVLCDVGVIPGFDMTPEAALSKLAYVIGKEEWSLEVKKEMMQSNIRGELTSLKAPKMEDYDLVDAVARSLHLSSPQELDQLGETLFPAMINAAVAEGDPKKINNLKAYGADLSGTNHDQRTALHLACQLGNVEIVKYLLQNGVSVHVRDRYDRTPLLEAVSTDSHEIIQLLINCGAHLTGSSRAVGEQLCAAAARGSLVRLKSYQYAGADLAQADPSGRTALHVAALHGFPEVVQYVLPYFENTNEKDMLGLTALDYAERGGHAAVIEALKK, via the exons ATGGCCGCGAACGGAACGGCGATTCCCACCCTGAAGACCAATGGTCATGAGAGGCTAACCTCGCTGGACAAGAGTATGCCCCCGGCATCACCCACTCTGCCGAGTCCCACCATCCGGCGAAACAAAAGTGACGGGAAGCTGATGGCCCAGGATGTGAAGGAAGCCCGAGTAAAGGTCATCTATACGGGCGGAACCATCGGAATGGTGCGCAACGAACGGAATG TGCTGGCTCCCATTCCCAATGCCCTGGTGCGAAGTATTCGCAAATATCCCAACATTCACGACGAGGACTACGCTTTGCGTCGCTTTGGAGCATCTGCATCGATGGCTCCGCTAGTTCTGCCCTTCGTTCAGGGCGTGGATCGTAGGATTATTTACCAGATCACGGAATACACACCTCTGCTGGACAGCAGCAATATGACGATGAACGATTGGGCCAGAATAGCCAGCGATATTCAG cAATCCTACGAGTTCTTCGATGGTTTTGTGGTGCTCCATGGCACCGACACACTTTCCTACACAGCCTCTGCATTGTCCTTCATGCTGGAGAACCTGGGCAAGACGGTGATCATCACGGGCTCCCAAATTCCAATCTTCGAGACGCGAACCGATGGCAAGGACAATTTTACCTCAGCATTGATTATAGCCGGCAACTATGTGATTCCGGAGGTTTGCATCTTCTTTGGGCACAAGTTGATGCGCGGCAATCGAACGGTGAAGGTCAGCTCGAATGCCCTGGATGCCTTCGATTCACCGAATGTGCCACCGCTGGCGAGGATCGGCATCGATGTGAATGTGGACTATCGTCTGATCTTTCGGCCGTGCAGCATAGAAAGGTTCAGCGTTCACTTAAATCTAGATGAGAATGTGGGTTTGTTGCGAATCTTTCCCAGCATTTCGCACTCCACATTTCGGGCATTCCTGGCGCCGCCAATTCGAGGTGTTGTCCTGCAATCGTTCGGATCTGGTAATATCCCATCGAACCGAAAGGATCTGATCGATGAACTGCGGGCGGCCGCCGAGCGGGGCGTGATCATCATCAATTGTACGCAGTGTCCCAATGGAACAGTGGCGGAGATCTATGATACGGGCAAGGTGCTCTGCGATGTGGGCGTGATTCCCGGCTTCGATATGACGCCCGAGGCGGCGCTGTCCAAGCTGGCCTATGTGATCGGCAAGGAGGAGTGGTCACTGGAGGTCAAGAAGGAG ATGATGCAGTCAAACATAAGGGGCGAACTGACCTCCTTGAAGGCTCCAAAGATGGAGGACTACGACCTGGTGGATGCGGTGGCCAGATCATTGCACTTATCTTCGCCGCAGGAACTGGATCAGCTGGGCGAAACCCTCTTTCCGGCGATGATAAATGCCGCTGTGGCAGAGGGTGATCCCAAAAAGATTAATAATCTGAAGGCCTATGGTGCCGATTTATCGGGCACGAATCATGACCAGCGGACTGCCTTGCACTTGGCCTGTCAGCTGGGCAACGTGGAGATCGTGAAGTACCTTCTACAGAATGGAGTGTCCGTGCATGTGAGGGACCGCTATGATCGCACTCCGCTGCTGGAGGCCGTGTCAACCGATAGCCACGAGATTATCCAGCTGCTCATCAATTGTGGCGCCCACCTGACCGGATCTTCGCGAGCGGTTGGCGAGCAGCTGTGCGCGGCAGCTGCTCGAGGATCGTTGGTCAGGCTGAAGTCCTATCAATATGCCGGTGCCGATCTCGCCCAGGCGGATCCTTCGGGCAGGACGGCCCTGCATGTGGCAGCGCTGCATGGTTTCCCGGAGGTGGTGCAATATGTTCTGCCCTATTTCGAGAATACCAACGAGAAGGACATGCTGGGGCTGACAGCCTTGGACTACGCGGAGCGCGGTGGACATGCAGCGGTTATAGAGGCTCTAAAAAAGTAG
- the LOC119557560 gene encoding venom carboxylesterase-6, producing MTRNAGPWSIGLVILLCILVQWSDGRNSQSLHVRLSHGGWLIGRHLTTHNGRHMRAFMGVPYAEPPLGDLRFRAPVAKASWEGERLAIKDAPICLQRDPFRRDMIIEGSEDCLYLNVYTPERPRNNGSLPVMVWFHGGGWQCGSGISSFYGPDFLLDHDIVLISANFRLGPLGFLSTETLDCPGNNGLKDQLEVLRWVRENIASFGGDPNSVTVFGESAGGASVTYHMLSEKSRGLLHRGIAQSGTYFNPWAQPAHKGVAAGRATKLAELVGCESAGEWPEKLECLRQRPAEDIVASLYDMFVWDFDPMIPFPPVIEPEHEDAFLTVPPRQALRPHGLALPLLVGATAEEGLLKTAALINLPQLLDEFKSQFDQVLPVVLNYDHHEDSVRQRITQRIESFYFKAGHDYDKVNHQNLTDLISDGWFVAGIDEYLRLRVSQEGVAPTYVYLFDHKGAASFTEIFKGGRNEFYGTCHAEELQYLFPIGRELFVSAVPTQKDLELRKLMLNLWVSFAETGNPNPRNASFHLPNWSPASSYPVEYARLGTKIEDSTSIFQLENELLQQRADFWRDLQPHLPATHAHNEL from the exons ATGACAAGAAACGCTGGCCCATGGTCGATTGGTCTGGTGATTCTGCTGTGCATTTTGGTCCAGTGGAGCGATGGACGCAACTCGCAGAGTCTGCATGTACGTTTGTCCCACGGCGGCTGGTTGATTGGACGCCATTTGACCACCCACAATGGTCGGCACATGCGGGCATTCATGGGTGTCCCTTATGCAGAGCCACCACTCGGGGATTTACGTTTCCGTGCGCCCGTCGCAAAGGCCTCCTGGGAGGGCGAACGTTTGGCCATCAAAGATGCACCCATCTGCCTGCAGCGGGATCCCTTCCGTCGCGACATGATTATCGAGGGTTCCGAGGATTGTCTATATCTAAATGTTTACACGCCGGAGAGGCCAAGGAATAATGGTTCCTTGCCCGTGATGGTGTGGTTCCATGGCGGCGGATGGCAGTGTGGCTCCGGTATTAGCAGCTTTTACGGTCCGGACTTTCTTCTGGATCACGACATCGTCTTGATTTCGGCCAACTTCCGATTGGGACCCTTGGGTTTCCTTAGCACGGAGACGCTGGATTGTCCCGGTAACAATGGCTTAAAGGATCAACTGGAGGTCCTGCGCTGGGTTCGTGAGAATATCGCATCCTTTGGCGGTGATCCAAATAGTGTTACAGTCTTTGGCGAGAGCGCTGGAGGCGCCAGTGTCACCTATCACATGCTGTCGGAGAAGTCACGCGGCTTACTGCATCGTGGCATCGCCCAATCCGGAACTTATTTCAATCCCTGGGCGCAGCCTGCTCATAAGGGAGTGGCCGCTGGAAGGGCCACCAAGTTGGCAGAGTTGGTGGGCTGCGAATCCGCCGGAGAATGGCCGGAAAAACTGGAGTGCCTGCGCCAGAGGCCAGCCGAGGACATCGTGGCCTCCTTATACGACATGTTT GTCTGGGATTTTGACCCAATGATACCTTTCCCACCAGTGATCGAACCGGAGCACGAGGATGCCTTTCTTACTGTGCCACCTCGCCAGGCGCTAAGGCCTCATGGATTGGCACTGCCACTCCTTGTGGGCGCCACCGCCGAAGAGGGTCTGTTGAAGACGGCCGCCCTGATCAATCTTCCCCAGCTTTTGGACGAGTTCAAGTCCCAGTTTGACCAGGTTCTGCCCGTCGTTCTAAACTACGATCACCACGAGGATTCCGTTCGGCAGAGGATAACGCAGCGCATCGAGAGCTTTTACTTCAAGGCGGGCCATGATTACGATAAAGTGAATCACCAGAATTTGACCGAT ctAATTTCGGATGGATGGTTTGTGGCGGGAATTGATGAATACTTACGCCTCCGGGTGTCCCAAGAGGGCGTGGCCCCCACATATGTCTATCTGTTCGATCACAAGGGCGCCGCCAGCTTTACGGAGATTTTCAAGGGCGGCCGGAATGAGTTCTACGGCACGTGTCATGCGGAGGAGCTCCAGTATTTATTCCCCATTGGTCGGGAGCTTTTTGTCAGTGCTGTTCCGACCCAGAAAGATCTGGAACTCCGCAAATTGATGCTCAATTTGTGGGTTAGCTTTGCGGAAACCGG CAATCCGAATCCCAGGAATGCCAGCTTCCATTTGCCCAACTGGAGCCCTGCTTCCAGTTATCCAGTGGAATATGCCCGCTTGGGCACCAAGATCGAGGATTCCACATCCATTTTCCAGCTGGAAAATGAGTTATTGCAACAGCGTGCCGATTTTTGGCGGGATTTGCAGCCCCATTTGCCCGCCACCCACGCCCACAACGAGCTATAG